A stretch of the Filimonas lacunae genome encodes the following:
- a CDS encoding hybrid sensor histidine kinase/response regulator transcription factor, whose product MLLLQCLVIRVLGAPVITRHLTIEQGLSNNSVRCIYQDHHGFIWLGTYNGLNRYDGYHFSIFRNKIDDSTSLPHNYINAIGEDHRGNLFVGTGQGLCIYNPLQSQFTPALYIPFSNRPSERIPFNVAAIQADARGTVYIGTTGGGLMIKKENADAAIQLPCTKDAQGVCRTEVQAMTIDNQQQVWYYVKDAGLFVFNPVTQTQTMVHSQPLAVRCMEMDNTGRLWIGTHNGLFQYQTSTHTLVTVATQQAGKLTAPSVYSLALDQEHHLWIGTEGGGIDILNVATGVFEYLLPGDGRHDLSSETVYDIYQDNENRKWIGTHKGGINIIDPQKKIFQTVAHDPLHANSLASNFISSFYNDKNNHLWIGSDGGGISVWNRQTNQFTNYRHQPGNPASLSNNSVPSITEDHTGNIWIATFGGGINRFNKNTQTFEHYRCINSQTGEENNYVWKIYEDREHQLWASTYNQGRLYAWNRQANRFEMFSPDFADLFCLLEDRNGTLWGGTYGLRKLDKQHKNFQHYDISKPVRALFEDAQGRLWLGTEGMGLLLFDREKEQVVESYNESNGLCNNSVLNILGDDQGNLWLSTFNGLARFDPVHKKFSNFFQEDGLQSNQFEYNAALHLPTDEMVFGGIGGFTLFKPDSFVIKTNMPPVLLTGIFVNNQPITENSSYVAHTAGTFIRKLVVPYHKAVFSFHFAALEYTAPGKINYAYYLEGWDKSWNYTNNIRNAYYTNVNAGSYTLHIKATNAAGVWNPQEIQLQLEVLPPWYRSWWAYFVYAGLALFLLYRYNRYRVRKANLEYAVKLASLRSEKEKELAQLEIQKEKELNEKKLTFFTDVSHEFRTPLTLIINPLKDYLHNNTQNKEDLHVVYHNARRLLSLVDQLLLFRKAEAHSDQLRLVQLNFSRLCREVYASFGKAAQLKQLHYQFSCSDENLELYADRQKMEVILYNLLSNALKFTPEGGEITMSIRAKENHIEVKLADNGMGIPPDIGNKLFDRFYRVQENSTYTKSGFGIGLYLVKHFVEKHGGEITYESKPGTGTTFCLLFKKGKQHFNGLKIYDDAEPMSQLPDTTIPSTVAAVETGKTGLEELVSDQKVIVIVEDNTEIREYISSIFTSDFTVYQAAGGNEGIALAQKYLPDIIISDIMMENGNGIELCHTIKNDPALGHIPVILLTAVSDNDIILKGTESGADDYIAKPFDKELLVAKVHTLLKNRNKLQQYFLDEVTLKKSDYKISPEYKTFLDNCIAIIEQHLDDDDFSIKKLSQEMGMSHSVLYRKVKSISGQSIAGFIRFIRLRKAAEQMITSHLTVYEIAALVGMKDVKYFRKQFSALFGMPPSEYIKKYKPAFTPTSNVQHRKQNPEE is encoded by the coding sequence GTGCTTTTGCTACAGTGCCTTGTTATACGTGTACTAGGCGCTCCTGTTATTACCCGTCATCTGACCATAGAACAGGGGCTTTCTAACAACTCGGTACGTTGTATTTACCAGGATCACCATGGTTTTATATGGCTGGGCACCTACAACGGGCTTAACCGCTACGATGGTTACCATTTTTCTATTTTCCGTAATAAAATAGACGATTCCACTTCCCTGCCACATAATTACATCAACGCCATTGGCGAAGACCACCGCGGCAACCTGTTTGTTGGCACTGGCCAGGGCCTTTGTATATACAATCCTTTACAATCGCAGTTTACCCCCGCCTTGTACATCCCTTTCAGCAACCGGCCTTCCGAGCGTATTCCTTTTAACGTAGCCGCCATTCAGGCAGATGCCCGGGGCACAGTATACATAGGCACTACCGGTGGCGGGTTAATGATAAAAAAGGAAAACGCCGATGCCGCCATACAACTGCCCTGCACCAAAGACGCCCAGGGCGTTTGCAGAACGGAAGTACAGGCCATGACCATTGATAACCAGCAACAGGTATGGTACTACGTAAAAGATGCCGGCCTGTTTGTGTTTAACCCTGTTACGCAAACACAAACCATGGTGCATAGCCAGCCCCTGGCCGTGCGCTGTATGGAAATGGATAACACCGGCCGCTTATGGATAGGCACACATAACGGATTATTCCAATACCAAACCAGCACCCACACGCTGGTTACTGTTGCCACACAACAAGCCGGCAAGCTTACCGCCCCTTCTGTGTACAGCCTGGCATTGGACCAGGAGCACCACCTATGGATAGGCACAGAAGGTGGTGGCATTGATATACTAAACGTAGCTACCGGTGTGTTCGAGTATCTTTTACCCGGAGATGGCAGGCACGATTTATCCAGCGAAACCGTATATGATATTTACCAGGATAATGAAAACCGCAAATGGATTGGCACGCATAAAGGCGGTATCAATATCATTGACCCGCAAAAGAAGATATTTCAAACCGTAGCGCACGATCCGCTGCACGCCAATAGCCTTGCCAGTAATTTTATTTCTTCTTTTTACAACGACAAGAATAACCATCTATGGATTGGCAGCGATGGCGGCGGCATTAGTGTATGGAACCGGCAAACCAACCAGTTTACCAATTACCGGCACCAACCCGGCAACCCGGCTTCGCTCAGCAACAACTCAGTACCCAGCATTACGGAAGACCACACAGGCAATATCTGGATAGCCACGTTTGGGGGTGGCATTAACCGGTTTAACAAAAACACTCAAACGTTTGAACATTACCGGTGCATTAATAGCCAAACCGGCGAAGAAAATAACTATGTATGGAAGATATATGAAGACCGGGAACATCAATTATGGGCCAGTACATACAACCAGGGTAGGTTGTACGCATGGAACCGGCAGGCGAACCGTTTTGAGATGTTCAGTCCGGACTTTGCCGACCTGTTTTGCCTGCTGGAAGACCGTAACGGCACCCTATGGGGTGGCACTTACGGGTTACGCAAATTAGATAAGCAACATAAAAACTTTCAGCATTATGATATTTCCAAACCCGTCAGGGCTTTGTTTGAAGATGCACAAGGCAGGCTTTGGCTGGGTACAGAAGGGATGGGCCTGTTGTTGTTTGACCGGGAAAAAGAACAGGTAGTGGAAAGCTATAACGAAAGCAATGGCTTATGCAATAACTCTGTATTGAATATATTGGGCGACGACCAGGGCAACCTGTGGTTAAGCACCTTTAACGGCCTTGCCCGGTTTGACCCGGTACATAAAAAATTCAGTAACTTTTTCCAGGAAGATGGCTTGCAAAGCAACCAGTTTGAATACAACGCTGCATTACACCTGCCTACTGATGAAATGGTGTTTGGGGGCATAGGAGGCTTTACCCTGTTCAAGCCTGACAGCTTTGTAATTAAAACGAATATGCCACCGGTATTACTTACCGGCATATTCGTAAACAACCAGCCCATTACCGAAAACAGTTCTTACGTAGCCCATACAGCAGGCACTTTTATACGCAAGCTGGTAGTGCCTTATCACAAAGCCGTGTTCTCGTTCCACTTTGCTGCCCTGGAGTATACTGCCCCCGGCAAAATTAACTATGCCTATTACCTGGAAGGATGGGATAAAAGCTGGAACTACACCAATAACATACGCAACGCTTACTACACCAATGTAAATGCAGGCAGTTACACCCTGCACATTAAAGCCACCAATGCCGCAGGCGTATGGAACCCACAGGAAATACAGCTGCAACTGGAAGTGCTGCCGCCCTGGTACCGCAGCTGGTGGGCTTATTTCGTGTATGCAGGCCTGGCTCTGTTTCTACTGTATCGTTATAACCGTTACCGGGTGCGTAAGGCCAACCTGGAGTATGCCGTAAAGCTGGCCAGTTTACGCAGCGAAAAAGAAAAAGAACTGGCACAACTGGAAATTCAGAAAGAGAAAGAGCTGAATGAAAAGAAGCTGACTTTTTTTACAGATGTATCGCACGAGTTTCGCACGCCGTTAACGCTTATCATCAATCCACTCAAAGATTATTTACACAATAACACACAGAACAAAGAAGACTTACATGTAGTATATCACAATGCACGCCGGCTGCTATCGTTGGTAGATCAGCTATTGCTTTTTAGAAAAGCCGAAGCCCATTCGGATCAGTTGCGCCTGGTGCAACTAAACTTTAGCAGGCTGTGCCGCGAAGTATATGCCAGCTTTGGCAAGGCCGCCCAGTTAAAGCAATTACATTACCAGTTTAGTTGCAGCGATGAAAACCTGGAATTATATGCCGACAGGCAAAAGATGGAAGTTATATTATACAACCTGTTGTCCAATGCGTTAAAGTTTACACCCGAAGGCGGTGAAATAACCATGAGCATACGGGCAAAAGAAAACCACATTGAAGTAAAACTTGCCGATAATGGCATGGGCATACCTCCTGACATTGGCAACAAATTATTCGACCGCTTTTATCGTGTTCAGGAAAACAGTACCTACACCAAATCGGGCTTTGGAATAGGACTTTACCTGGTAAAACATTTTGTAGAAAAACACGGTGGCGAAATCACTTATGAAAGCAAGCCGGGCACTGGCACCACTTTTTGCCTGCTGTTTAAAAAAGGAAAGCAGCATTTTAATGGATTGAAGATATATGACGATGCCGAACCCATGTCTCAACTACCTGACACCACCATACCATCCACTGTGGCCGCTGTAGAAACAGGCAAAACAGGGCTGGAAGAACTGGTAAGTGATCAAAAAGTTATTGTAATAGTAGAAGACAACACCGAAATACGGGAATACATCAGCAGCATTTTCACCAGCGACTTTACAGTGTACCAGGCAGCAGGTGGTAATGAAGGCATAGCATTGGCGCAAAAATATTTACCGGACATCATCATCAGTGATATTATGATGGAAAACGGAAATGGCATTGAGCTATGCCACACCATTAAAAATGATCCCGCCCTGGGCCATATACCGGTAATACTGTTAACCGCCGTATCGGACAACGATATTATATTAAAAGGAACAGAAAGCGGCGCCGACGATTATATAGCCAAACCTTTTGATAAAGAGCTGCTGGTAGCCAAAGTACATACCCTGCTCAAAAACCGGAACAAACTGCAACAGTATTTCCTGGATGAGGTAACCCTGAAAAAAAGCGACTACAAAATTTCGCCGGAATACAAAACTTTCCTCGACAATTGCATCGCCATTATTGAGCAACACCTGGACGATGATGATTTTTCTATCAAAAAGTTATCCCAGGAAATGGGTATGAGCCATTCGGTATTGTACCGGAAAGTGAAATCTATTTCCGGCCAATCCATCGCAGGCTTTATCCGGTTTATCCGTTTGCGTAAGGCGGCCGAACAAATGATCACCTCCCACCTTACCGTGTACGAAATTGCCGCCCTGGTGGGGATGAAAGATGTAAAGTACTTCCGCAAGCAGTTCAGCGCCCTTTTTGGCATGCCGCCTTCGGAGTATATTAAAAAGTATAAGCCTGCCTTTACCCCTACCTCAAACGTTCAACATCGAAAGCAAAACCCGGAAGAGTGA
- a CDS encoding YfhO family protein, whose protein sequence is MPRLLLLFVPLAFLFGFFIAIMAEQRKGIARLLVAVTIIFLFLAMTLALMPEIKTFVWLSNFVLIVSWLACFATIIKYYRANSSEPLKAWLVVIALIAVVSTFTLANDNVQKNIKWMFCSYVECNDEVARLVDVNIELVNANKDSTSVLQKGEKYNLVMSDSFYYETGRLMKVMPTSRALEKDSVARITLAVWRNNKKIRSLNEYITRADRELDEYKQFESLNDIRYDSLGDWKRVYNKAIDDEFQGDELGRDGLKFELTLPQDSPLSGAYDMRLDIVFSSKKRLSSVRQIHIK, encoded by the coding sequence ATGCCCCGATTATTACTATTGTTTGTACCGCTGGCTTTTCTTTTTGGCTTTTTTATAGCCATTATGGCTGAGCAGCGGAAGGGAATAGCCCGTCTACTGGTAGCGGTTACCATTATTTTCCTGTTTCTGGCTATGACGCTGGCATTGATGCCTGAAATTAAAACGTTTGTATGGCTGAGTAATTTTGTGTTGATAGTATCCTGGCTTGCCTGCTTTGCTACTATTATCAAATATTACCGTGCTAACAGTTCAGAGCCGCTTAAAGCGTGGCTGGTGGTGATTGCATTAATAGCAGTAGTGAGCACTTTTACGCTGGCCAATGACAATGTGCAAAAAAACATCAAGTGGATGTTCTGTTCTTATGTGGAGTGTAATGATGAAGTAGCCAGGTTAGTGGATGTGAATATTGAACTGGTGAATGCGAATAAAGATTCCACCAGTGTGTTGCAAAAGGGGGAAAAGTACAACCTGGTAATGTCTGATTCTTTTTATTATGAAACCGGCAGACTAATGAAAGTAATGCCCACCAGCAGGGCATTGGAAAAAGATTCGGTAGCGCGCATCACACTGGCGGTATGGAGAAATAATAAAAAGATAAGATCGCTGAATGAATATATTACCCGGGCCGACCGGGAACTGGATGAATACAAACAGTTTGAAAGTTTGAACGATATCCGGTACGATTCACTGGGCGATTGGAAACGGGTGTATAACAAGGCTATTGACGATGAATTTCAGGGGGATGAATTGGGTAGGGATGGTTTGAAGTTTGAGCTGACATTGCCACAGGATAGCCCCCTTTCGGGAGCATACGATATGCGGTTGGATATTGTTTTTAGTAGTAAAAAAAGGCTATCCAGCGTAAGGCAAATACATATAAAATAA
- a CDS encoding helix-turn-helix domain-containing protein, which translates to MTTPSKHYSLLVVNAVLDLKKYIDENPLKREAVPELLLKTFVGQNMVRNAFKDIVGCTIVHYQLQKRFEMAAAVLGEGRQSIKQVAILCGYRNKIPAFSTDFKKVHKMSPREWLRIESLKKRNNGVDSLVTYNPLIIYSPAASPMPNTLYDFAKWSKRGTVFSAPEDGSEEKLRVNFNTAAKIGDEAKKKSFSPVVQTGYDKRAEGDRNNAFTSKFVFFKTPEGTYGVLLFNVAKKESYGKMYVNVSWSAQQ; encoded by the coding sequence ATGACTACACCTTCTAAACATTATTCTCTGTTGGTTGTGAATGCCGTTTTGGATTTAAAAAAGTATATAGATGAAAATCCTCTTAAGCGGGAAGCTGTTCCGGAACTGCTTTTAAAAACTTTTGTGGGGCAGAATATGGTGCGTAATGCCTTTAAAGATATTGTAGGCTGCACGATTGTGCATTACCAGTTGCAAAAACGGTTTGAAATGGCCGCGGCAGTGCTGGGAGAGGGCAGGCAATCTATTAAGCAAGTGGCTATTCTGTGTGGATATCGTAATAAAATACCGGCTTTCAGCACCGATTTTAAAAAGGTACATAAAATGTCGCCCAGGGAATGGTTGCGGATAGAATCGTTAAAAAAACGAAACAACGGGGTAGATTCCCTGGTTACTTATAATCCATTGATCATTTATTCACCGGCAGCCAGTCCTATGCCTAATACCTTATACGACTTTGCGAAATGGTCAAAAAGAGGAACGGTGTTTTCTGCGCCGGAAGATGGCTCGGAAGAGAAGCTGAGGGTGAATTTTAATACCGCTGCTAAAATTGGGGACGAAGCCAAAAAGAAAAGCTTTAGCCCGGTTGTTCAAACTGGTTATGATAAGCGGGCAGAAGGCGATCGCAACAATGCCTTTACCAGCAAGTTTGTATTCTTTAAAACTCCGGAAGGAACGTATGGGGTATTGTTGTTTAATGTAGCTAAAAAAGAAAGCTATGGCAAGATGTATGTAAACGTATCATGGAGTGCGCAACAGTAA
- a CDS encoding DUF6624 domain-containing protein yields the protein MRLLILAPALLLLPFTNQAQQSLNIPLQKELDSILRLDQHYREILSNHTPQMEDSLSALYKVSKDELFTYIWHLQEQADSSNLLRIEAIIQQYGYPGKTLVDSPANESALMVIQHSTVIDKYLPVIKTAAEKKEVPFHLYAMMLDRSLMYQGKPQVYGTQGKGLQALDPATGKKTFKLIIWPVQDAALVNERRKAAGFSQSIEENAKRLGITYIPLTIEDVHKMEGKK from the coding sequence ATGAGACTGCTTATTCTCGCTCCCGCTTTACTACTACTTCCCTTTACGAACCAGGCACAACAATCGCTGAACATTCCTTTACAAAAAGAACTGGACAGCATACTAAGGCTTGACCAGCACTACCGGGAAATACTATCCAATCACACACCACAAATGGAAGATTCCCTGTCGGCCCTGTATAAGGTTTCCAAAGACGAGCTGTTCACCTACATATGGCACCTGCAGGAACAGGCAGATTCCAGCAACCTTCTAAGAATAGAAGCTATTATTCAACAATATGGTTATCCGGGTAAAACACTGGTAGATAGCCCTGCCAATGAATCGGCATTGATGGTAATACAACACTCCACTGTCATTGACAAGTATTTACCAGTGATAAAAACAGCAGCAGAAAAAAAGGAAGTCCCCTTTCATTTATACGCAATGATGCTGGACCGCTCGCTCATGTACCAGGGCAAACCGCAAGTATACGGCACACAGGGCAAAGGTTTACAGGCACTAGACCCTGCTACCGGCAAAAAAACGTTTAAATTGATTATCTGGCCGGTACAGGATGCCGCTTTGGTAAACGAACGACGAAAAGCCGCGGGCTTTAGCCAAAGTATTGAAGAGAATGCAAAGCGACTGGGCATCACTTACATTCCACTGACCATAGAAGACGTTCACAAAATGGAAGGAAAAAAATAG
- a CDS encoding outer membrane beta-barrel protein, with protein sequence MKLAILLILYSLLLVQGTAQVVAVEGKIADEKATPVPFATVAVLSNNKVIAEKISAEDGSFLLQVTDNQPYQIRITHTAYQQVSLPIQLNGALKLATIVLQKQDNQLAGVTVATKRAFITRKTDRLVMDVSNNALTAGRSSLELFQLAPGVFVSNGKITINGNPGTRVMVNGKMLQLSGDDLIAYLSSLRADNIQSIEIIAHPPAEYDAEGSGGYINIVLKVQKTAGLNGSVNLGYTQGRYPGTNEGMQLNFKQNKVSLFASYNYDNTRDFEESRFFRNITDSITYLSITKRVTTATAHRVRAGGVYDIDKKQYVSIDYTGSFRNSGFSYNSDIVIAAPQPENNQKVLGSYPVTSSRNYHNLGVNYHLTLDTLGTAFILLSDYTSNRSATVSAAHSLFYDGGNAFIGDTSFRNRTPSTATVFTADARYTKVWKRNAVLNIGAKITNTGIENSGTYEGYTNDKWLGKNELDYVYNYHEDIVAGYVSYSGKILQTTLQLGIRGEHTHTEGKLETTGLVNARNYFNLFPTVYLKRNTNKKYNDYISFYYGKRVSRPSYSDLNPYESYADNYTIGRGNPYLNPSFIHSFELGYTFRNKYTVSVSYDRQKDMIAQYAMQSPIDSLITIYTRANFGKRTNAGITLYAPVAITKWWNWNNNVMLRRETVAMQHIDIRKTIVTIQANQQFILPANFSISLNTSYYSNFIFGNFLVNPFVVVDIGVQKKLMQNKLVLKASISDIGYGYRLNGKIYYSNSNIGSMEQKRQTRTFNLAAIYNFDLGKSFKARKIESSNADEQNRLK encoded by the coding sequence ATGAAACTAGCTATCCTACTTATCTTATACAGCCTGCTTTTGGTGCAAGGGACAGCGCAAGTGGTAGCTGTGGAAGGGAAAATTGCTGATGAAAAGGCAACGCCTGTGCCCTTTGCTACCGTGGCTGTGTTAAGTAACAATAAAGTAATAGCTGAAAAAATTTCAGCAGAAGATGGTAGTTTTTTATTGCAGGTAACTGATAATCAGCCATACCAGATACGTATCACGCATACCGCTTACCAGCAGGTTTCTCTGCCTATACAACTCAATGGCGCTTTAAAGTTGGCTACCATTGTTTTACAAAAACAGGATAACCAGCTGGCAGGAGTAACCGTAGCTACAAAAAGAGCCTTTATTACGCGTAAAACAGATCGTTTGGTAATGGATGTCAGTAACAATGCACTCACAGCGGGAAGGTCTTCTTTAGAGTTGTTTCAGCTGGCGCCTGGCGTATTTGTGAGTAATGGAAAAATTACTATCAACGGTAATCCGGGAACAAGGGTAATGGTCAATGGAAAGATGTTACAGTTAAGTGGTGATGACCTTATCGCTTATTTAAGCAGTTTACGGGCAGATAATATCCAGTCTATTGAAATTATAGCACATCCGCCGGCAGAGTACGATGCAGAAGGTAGCGGTGGCTACATAAACATAGTTCTGAAAGTACAAAAGACAGCAGGTTTAAATGGCAGTGTTAACCTGGGGTATACACAAGGACGCTACCCCGGTACCAATGAAGGCATGCAACTTAATTTTAAGCAAAATAAAGTATCGCTTTTTGCAAGCTATAATTACGATAATACCAGGGATTTTGAAGAATCGCGTTTCTTCAGGAATATTACCGACAGTATTACTTATCTGTCCATTACCAAACGGGTAACCACTGCTACAGCGCATAGGGTACGTGCCGGTGGAGTATATGACATCGATAAAAAGCAATACGTTTCTATAGATTATACAGGCTCGTTCAGGAACAGTGGGTTTTCTTATAACTCAGATATTGTTATAGCAGCTCCGCAGCCTGAGAATAATCAAAAAGTGCTGGGTAGTTATCCTGTAACCAGTTCCAGGAATTATCATAATCTGGGAGTTAACTACCATCTTACCCTTGATACATTGGGTACGGCCTTTATACTGCTTTCCGATTATACCAGCAACCGATCTGCCACCGTTAGTGCAGCACATAGTTTGTTTTACGATGGCGGCAATGCCTTTATAGGTGATACCTCGTTCAGAAACCGTACACCCAGTACCGCTACAGTTTTTACAGCTGATGCCAGGTATACTAAAGTGTGGAAACGAAATGCGGTATTGAATATAGGGGCTAAAATCACCAACACCGGTATTGAAAACAGCGGTACTTATGAAGGGTATACCAATGACAAGTGGCTGGGTAAAAATGAACTGGACTATGTGTATAATTACCATGAAGATATTGTGGCCGGGTATGTAAGTTATAGTGGTAAGATTTTACAAACTACCCTGCAGTTGGGTATAAGGGGGGAGCATACACATACAGAAGGTAAGCTGGAAACAACCGGCCTGGTAAATGCAAGAAACTATTTCAACCTTTTTCCTACAGTATACCTGAAACGAAATACTAATAAAAAATACAATGATTATATCAGCTTTTATTATGGTAAAAGGGTGTCCAGGCCTTCGTACAGCGATTTAAATCCCTATGAAAGTTACGCCGATAATTACACCATTGGCAGAGGTAATCCCTATCTCAATCCTTCTTTTATTCATTCGTTTGAGTTAGGATATACTTTTCGTAACAAGTACACCGTATCCGTTTCGTACGATCGTCAGAAAGATATGATTGCACAATATGCCATGCAATCGCCCATCGATTCGCTGATTACCATTTATACACGTGCAAACTTTGGGAAAAGAACAAATGCAGGAATTACTCTATACGCACCTGTTGCCATTACCAAATGGTGGAACTGGAACAACAATGTGATGCTAAGAAGGGAAACGGTAGCCATGCAGCATATTGATATCAGAAAAACCATTGTCACCATCCAGGCTAACCAGCAATTTATTTTGCCCGCTAATTTTAGCATTAGTCTCAATACCTCTTACTATTCCAACTTCATATTCGGCAATTTCCTGGTAAACCCTTTTGTGGTGGTAGATATAGGAGTGCAAAAGAAACTGATGCAAAACAAACTGGTATTGAAAGCTTCTATTAGTGATATAGGGTATGGATACAGGTTAAATGGGAAAATATACTACAGCAATAGCAATATAGGCAGTATGGAGCAGAAAAGACAAACACGCACCTTTAACCTGGCAGCTATTTACAACTTCGATTTAGGAAAGTCTTTTAAAGCCAGGAAAATAGAAAGCAGTAATGCTGATGAACAAAACAGATTAAAATAA
- a CDS encoding SagB/ThcOx family dehydrogenase translates to MKFRRARSLFFTIQKGEIYVQNFLQNKTIKVSLEELSLITGMDEWVGEEFLLHNFIESATADDRYDRLTKLIICGVIVTEDSKEEQEDAEYKKRWEWGEKVGAFHFTLKHTHFYPVQSEKMKALYEHITYKTEHDPSPELYAVNKNHYSQVYEYTPPADDEGIFKTITRRRTVRLFDEHQPVTQQQLVNCLYAGVGIIKFREVPPMGKMPLKTTPSGGARNPFEAYVLCRNVDGLPNGLYHYSATEHSLGLVNSGQVHTPAAILGDQLWINEAAVVVFLVANFERTMWKYSHPVGYKAVMLEAGHIAQNMILAANEYGFYGSPTAAVISTRFEELMEEKNFTKACVYAIAMGHAHAEAVELQ, encoded by the coding sequence ATGAAATTCAGAAGAGCCCGCTCCCTTTTCTTTACTATACAAAAAGGAGAGATATACGTCCAGAATTTCCTGCAAAACAAAACCATTAAAGTTTCACTGGAGGAATTAAGCCTGATTACCGGCATGGATGAATGGGTGGGGGAAGAATTTCTACTCCATAATTTTATTGAAAGCGCTACGGCAGACGACCGTTACGACCGGCTAACCAAATTGATAATATGCGGCGTTATTGTAACGGAAGACTCTAAAGAAGAGCAGGAAGATGCCGAATATAAAAAGCGATGGGAATGGGGTGAAAAAGTGGGGGCTTTTCATTTTACCCTGAAGCATACACATTTTTACCCGGTGCAGTCGGAAAAGATGAAAGCGTTGTATGAGCATATAACCTATAAAACAGAACATGATCCAAGCCCTGAATTGTATGCAGTAAACAAGAATCACTATAGCCAGGTATACGAGTATACACCGCCTGCCGACGATGAAGGTATATTTAAAACCATCACGCGTCGAAGAACGGTAAGACTTTTTGATGAGCACCAGCCTGTTACACAGCAGCAATTGGTTAATTGTTTATACGCGGGTGTAGGTATTATTAAATTCAGGGAAGTGCCTCCTATGGGTAAAATGCCTTTGAAAACTACCCCTTCGGGTGGTGCCCGTAATCCTTTTGAGGCCTACGTTTTATGCAGAAATGTGGACGGGTTGCCTAATGGATTATATCATTATTCTGCTACAGAGCATTCGCTGGGGTTGGTGAACAGCGGACAGGTTCATACACCAGCCGCCATCCTGGGCGATCAATTGTGGATTAACGAAGCAGCCGTGGTGGTTTTTCTGGTAGCGAATTTTGAAAGAACGATGTGGAAATACTCGCACCCGGTAGGCTATAAAGCGGTGATGCTGGAAGCAGGCCATATAGCACAGAACATGATTCTGGCTGCCAATGAATATGGTTTTTATGGCTCCCCTACAGCTGCGGTTATCAGCACCCGGTTTGAAGAACTGATGGAGGAAAAGAATTTTACCAAAGCTTGTGTGTATGCTATTGCTATGGGGCATGCACATGCTGAAGCAGTAGAATTACAATAA
- a CDS encoding flavoprotein — MRNIALGITGAVSAAAMPSFIMHLRKELNCNITVMVSKNATQFVTPYALRIYSGNEVFTDTYAISEHALVPHVKLSQQVDLMAIMPASSNIIAKAANGISDDIISTAITASSSPVLFVPSMNEHMWRKPSVQANVDRLKQYGYHVLEPERGLKVEGLNEVYGAMASLKSVLLLLKQFLP; from the coding sequence ATGAGAAATATTGCGTTGGGTATTACAGGTGCTGTTTCTGCTGCAGCAATGCCTTCTTTTATTATGCATCTTCGCAAAGAGCTGAATTGTAATATAACGGTAATGGTATCTAAAAATGCCACCCAGTTTGTTACACCTTATGCCTTGAGAATATATTCAGGTAATGAAGTGTTTACCGATACTTATGCTATTAGCGAGCATGCACTGGTGCCGCACGTTAAATTATCGCAACAGGTAGATCTGATGGCTATTATGCCCGCTTCCAGTAACATTATTGCCAAGGCGGCCAATGGAATCAGCGATGATATTATTTCTACTGCTATTACCGCTTCTTCTTCTCCTGTGCTTTTTGTGCCTTCTATGAACGAGCATATGTGGCGTAAGCCCAGCGTACAAGCCAATGTGGATAGGCTAAAACAATATGGCTATCATGTGCTGGAGCCCGAGCGTGGGTTAAAAGTAGAAGGTCTGAATGAAGTGTATGGCGCAATGGCGTCTTTAAAAAGCGTGCTGTTATTGTTGAAGCAGTTTTTACCATAA